A section of the Carya illinoinensis cultivar Pawnee chromosome 12, C.illinoinensisPawnee_v1, whole genome shotgun sequence genome encodes:
- the LOC122289932 gene encoding protein MHF2 homolog isoform X1: MEDANTFDPDLVHAIFKLVWNRRALERERNEGADGLDIQEKIVLRPNGLVGARSLVDNCVKLVGAGASKKNRPTYANANALKLSCELLRIFVTEAVQRAATIAEAEGVSKIEATHLERILPQLLLDF; the protein is encoded by the exons ATGGAGGACGCCAACACCTTCGATCCA GACCTCGTTCATGCCATTTTTAAGCTCGTGTGGAACAGAAGAGCCCTCG AGCGAGAAAGAAACGAAGGCGCTGATGGTTTGGATATCCAG GAAAAAATTGTGCTGAGGCCGAACGGATTGGTTGGGGCAAGGAGTCTGGTTGATAATTGTGTCAAATTG GTTGGTGCAGGAGCATCCAAAAAGAATCGGCCGACATATG CTAATGCAAATGCACTCAAGCTGAGCTGTGAACTTCTCCGGATCTTTGTCACAG AGGCCGTGCAGCGTGCTGCTACGATTGCTGAAGCAGAGGGTGTTAGTAAAATTGAAGCAACTCACTTGGAGAGGATTCTCCCTCAGTTACTTTTGGATTTTTAA
- the LOC122289931 gene encoding leucine-rich repeat receptor-like serine/threonine/tyrosine-protein kinase SOBIR1 encodes MATGCSKARISVLTLLSVFLLAHSRLILNPSDLIALSILRTDLGLNSQHYLSAKPCKLPGVFCERRLSNNSIHELRVTRLVFESQHLAGFLSPAIGSLSELKEISLPHNQLVDQVPSELVDCRKLEILNLQNNQFSGEIPRELSSLLRLRALNIASNKFSGDLGFLKYFPNLENLSVADNLFTGKIPASVRSFRNLRFLNFSGNPFLEDSAPLMNQLEYSASDVPKRYILAENSTGKSNTTSAVAPSASTAATSGAPAPSPAVATHKRKKDKRKLSGWILGFLAGAVVGSISGFVFTLLFKLTLAAVRSGGKEQGPSIFSPLIKKAEDLAFLEKEDGLASLEIIGRGGCGEVYKAELPGSNGKMIAIKKVTQPPKDAAELTQEDSKLLNKKMRQIRSEINTVGQIRHRNLLPLLAHLSRPDCHFLVYELMKNGSLQDMLNDVSRGIKELDWLARHRIALGVAAGLEYLHMNHSPRIIHRDLKPANILLDDDMEARIADFGLAKAMPDANTHISTSNVAGTVGYIAPEYHQTLKFTDRCDIYSFGVILGVLVMGKLPSDQFFQETNEMSLVKWMRNVMTSENPTQAIDSKLLGNGFEDQMLLVLKIACFCTLDDPKQRPNSKDIRCMLSQIKH; translated from the coding sequence ATGGCAACCGGTTGCAGTAAAGCTCGAATATCCGTTCTCACTCTCCTCTCCGTCTTCCTCCTCGCTCATTCTAGATTGATTCTCAACCCTTCGGATCTTATTGCCCTCTCCATACTCCGAACAGACTTGGGCCTCAACTCTCAACATTACCTCTCTGCAAAACCATGCAAACTTCCTGGTGTTTTCTGTGAGAGGAGGCTCTCCAACAACAGCATCCATGAGCTTAGAGTCACTAGACTCGTCTTTGAATCGCAGCACCTCGCCGGGTTTCTGTCCCCGGCGATCGGTAGTCTCTCTGAGCTCAAAGAGATATCTCTTCCTCACAACCAGCTCGTTGACCAAGTACCATCCGAATTAGTTGATTGCCGGAAACTGGAAATTCTGAACCTTCAGAACAACCAGTTTTCCGGGGAAATCCCACGCGAATTGTCCTCGCTTTTACGCCTTCGAGCCCTCAATATCGCTTCCAATAAGTTCTCCGGCGACTTGGGTTTCTtgaagtattttccaaacttggaAAATCTCTCTGTGGCTGATAATCTCTTCACCGGTAAAATTCCTGCATCCGTTCGTTCGTTTCGTAATCTCAGATTCCTCAACTTCTCAGGAAATCCATTTCTTGAAGATTCAGCGCCATTGATGAACCAGCTCGAGTACTCGGCTTCTGATGTTCCAAAACGTTACATCTTGGCTGAGAATTCAACTGGAAAAAGCAATACTACTTCTGCTGTTGCACCATCTGCAAGCACAGCTGCTACCTCTGGTGCCCCAGCTCCTTCTCCGGCGGTAGCAACTCACAAACGGAAGAAGGATAAAAGGAAGCTAAGTGGGTGGATACTCGGATTCCTGGCCGGAGCAGTGGTAGGAAGTATATCTGGGTTCGTCTTTACGTTGCTCTTTAAGCTTACCTTGGCTGCGGTAAGAAGTGGAGGGAAGGAACAAGGGCCTTCAATCTTTAGTCCTTTGATAAAGAAAGCAGAGGATTTAGCATTCTTGGAGAAAGAAGATGGCCTAGCCTCGTTGGAAATCATAGGAAGAGGAGGTTGTGGAGAGGTTTACAAAGCTGAATTGCCAGGAAGCAACGGGAAAATGATTGCCATAAAGAAGGTAACTCAACCTCCAAAAGATGCGGCAGAATTGACACAGGAAGACAGTAAGCTTCTGAACAAGAAAATGCGTCAAATTCGATCAGAGATAAACACAGTCGGTCAAATTAGACACCGGAATCTTCTTCCTCTGTTGGCCCATCTAAGTCGCCCTGATTGCCATTTCCTCGTGTATGAATTGATGAAGAATGGTAGTTTACAGGACATGCTGAATGATGTTTCAAGAGGGATTAAAGAATTGGACTGGCTTGCTCGACACAGGATTGCACTGGGAGTTGCAGCAGGGCTTGAGTATCTTCACATGAACCACAGCCCACGAATAATTCACAGAGATCTCAAGCCGGCAAATATACTGCTAGATGATGACATGGAAGCTCGAATTGCGGATTTCGGACTTGCAAAAGCAATGCCCGATGCTAATACTCATATCTCAACTTCCAATGTTGCCGGAACTGTTGGTTATATAGCACCAGAATACCACCAAACACTGAAATTCACAGACAGGTGTGACATCTACAGCTTTGGGGTGATTCTAGGGGTCTTGGTGATGGGAAAGCTCCCATCTGATCAGTTTTTCCAAGAGACAAATGAGATGAGCTTGGTTAAATGGATGAGGAATGTGATGACATCAGAGAATCCTACACAAGCAATTGACTCAAAGCTTCTGGGAAATGGATTTGAGGACCAAATGCTCTTAGTTTTGAAGATTGCTTGCTTCTGTACACTAGATGACCCAAAGCAAAGGCCTAACAGCAAGGACATTAGGTGTATGCTGTCTCAGATCAAGCATTAA
- the LOC122289932 gene encoding protein MHF2 homolog isoform X2 — MEDANTFDPDLVHAIFKLVWNRRALERERNEGADGLDIQVGAGASKKNRPTYANANALKLSCELLRIFVTEAVQRAATIAEAEGVSKIEATHLERILPQLLLDF, encoded by the exons ATGGAGGACGCCAACACCTTCGATCCA GACCTCGTTCATGCCATTTTTAAGCTCGTGTGGAACAGAAGAGCCCTCG AGCGAGAAAGAAACGAAGGCGCTGATGGTTTGGATATCCAG GTTGGTGCAGGAGCATCCAAAAAGAATCGGCCGACATATG CTAATGCAAATGCACTCAAGCTGAGCTGTGAACTTCTCCGGATCTTTGTCACAG AGGCCGTGCAGCGTGCTGCTACGATTGCTGAAGCAGAGGGTGTTAGTAAAATTGAAGCAACTCACTTGGAGAGGATTCTCCCTCAGTTACTTTTGGATTTTTAA